A single Campylobacter concisus DNA region contains:
- a CDS encoding DUF1351 domain-containing protein, whose translation MELIVTYEAQTADSQKLTTNFEELKAEASRQVEKYSINVTEENIPEAKKVMANFNKVKTEIGERYKFYIDKISAPVNQLKAEKKEIEAIITDGRQKIADGVANFENAKLEAIAARIAEYTKALCDEKGLNFERINTSDLIKLSAVTSAGALAKATKEAIEAKIQSLENEILQAKLAEQEKAARDAEIAAQARREAEERAAREKAELEAKAAQREAELLARAEREKQEAIERAKAEQASPQAFYDAQREILQKPREAENGKAIYTIRAEFEVKAPANAPHDKLTDKIKEMLAAAGITNLSKIEVLNA comes from the coding sequence ATGGAATTAATTGTAACTTATGAGGCACAAACAGCAGATAGTCAAAAATTGACTACTAATTTTGAGGAACTAAAAGCTGAAGCTAGTAGGCAGGTAGAAAAATATTCTATCAATGTAACTGAGGAAAACATCCCTGAAGCCAAAAAGGTGATGGCAAATTTTAACAAGGTTAAAACAGAGATTGGCGAGCGATATAAATTTTATATTGATAAAATTTCAGCACCAGTAAATCAACTAAAAGCCGAGAAAAAAGAGATCGAAGCTATCATCACGGACGGCCGCCAAAAGATAGCAGACGGCGTGGCAAATTTTGAAAACGCCAAGCTTGAAGCAATCGCTGCAAGGATAGCTGAATATACAAAAGCTCTTTGCGATGAAAAAGGGCTAAATTTTGAAAGAATAAATACATCCGATCTAATTAAATTAAGCGCGGTAACATCTGCTGGAGCTCTAGCAAAAGCCACAAAAGAGGCGATTGAGGCAAAAATACAATCTCTTGAAAACGAAATCTTGCAGGCCAAGCTCGCAGAGCAAGAAAAAGCGGCTAGAGATGCCGAAATAGCAGCTCAAGCAAGACGTGAAGCAGAGGAGCGAGCAGCGAGAGAGAAAGCAGAGCTAGAAGCAAAAGCCGCACAAAGAGAGGCTGAGCTACTAGCAAGAGCCGAAAGAGAAAAACAAGAAGCTATCGAGCGCGCAAAAGCCGAGCAAGCAAGCCCACAAGCTTTTTATGACGCACAACGTGAAATTTTGCAAAAACCACGCGAAGCCGAAAACGGCAAGGCTATCTACACTATCCGCGCTGAGTTTGAGGTCAAAGCTCCAGCAAACGCTCCGCACGACAAGCTAACGGACAAGATCAAAGAGATGTTAGCCGCGGCGGGCATAACCAATCTAAGTAAAATTGAGGTGTTAAATGCTTGA
- a CDS encoding DUF3560 domain-containing protein — translation MANFKKYCPNVWVAECDEKHNKGEIITLETQYGKEVYCKIYNLVAEKNNKFYYSIVRLEELSYAERKADKYRNSQALHEAKSHEWHKKSQEGAEFLRLAEPIKVGHHSEKRHRALIDRNWRRIGNAVKEEDIADKKAARAQYWEEKAQEINLSMPQSLEYFSKQLEKAKTRQQGLKDGTIKREHSYSLTYATKAVKDLTAKLELAHKLWA, via the coding sequence ATGGCAAATTTTAAAAAATACTGCCCTAATGTATGGGTGGCAGAATGCGACGAAAAGCACAATAAGGGCGAAATAATAACTCTTGAAACACAATACGGCAAAGAGGTGTATTGCAAAATTTATAACTTGGTAGCCGAAAAAAATAACAAATTTTATTATTCGATTGTCCGCCTAGAGGAGTTAAGTTATGCTGAAAGAAAAGCCGACAAATATAGAAATTCGCAGGCTTTACACGAAGCAAAAAGCCATGAGTGGCACAAAAAAAGCCAAGAAGGGGCGGAGTTTTTAAGGCTAGCCGAGCCAATAAAAGTCGGACATCACAGCGAAAAAAGACACAGAGCGTTGATAGATCGGAATTGGCGCAGGATAGGAAACGCTGTAAAAGAAGAGGATATAGCTGACAAGAAAGCAGCTAGGGCGCAGTATTGGGAAGAAAAAGCGCAGGAGATAAATCTCTCAATGCCACAAAGTTTAGAGTATTTTTCTAAACAATTAGAAAAAGCCAAAACTCGCCAACAAGGGCTAAAGGACGGCACAATAAAAAGAGAGCATAGTTACAGCTTAACCTATGCGACAAAAGCAGTAAAAGACCTAACGGCAAAATTAGAATTAGCTCATAAATTATGGGCTTAA
- a CDS encoding thermonuclease family protein, giving the protein MKAILLLIMLHASLFAFPAKVIKISDGDTITVLSGKEQTKVRLYGIDAPEKKQDYGQKSKQFLASLIAGQVVEVEQKGKDRYKRTLGIIYYKGQDINAQMVLNGYAWAYVKYSRMYVDQEKTARENKRGLWQSSNPTPPWVWRKLR; this is encoded by the coding sequence ATGAAAGCTATTTTATTATTAATAATGCTGCATGCGTCGCTTTTTGCTTTCCCTGCTAAAGTTATAAAAATATCTGACGGCGACACTATCACTGTGCTAAGTGGCAAAGAGCAAACAAAGGTCAGACTATACGGCATTGACGCTCCAGAAAAAAAGCAAGACTACGGACAAAAATCAAAACAATTTTTAGCCAGCCTGATCGCAGGGCAAGTGGTAGAAGTAGAGCAAAAGGGCAAGGATAGATACAAACGCACGCTAGGCATTATTTACTATAAAGGGCAAGATATAAACGCTCAAATGGTGCTAAACGGCTACGCTTGGGCTTACGTCAAATACTCAAGAATGTATGTAGATCAAGAGAAAACAGCGCGTGAGAATAAGCGAGGACTTTGGCAGAGTAGTAATCCTACTCCGCCGTGGGTGTGGCGAAAATTAAGATAA
- a CDS encoding SIR2 family protein: protein MAASNKELIETFQKAIEQTKRHPFLFLGSGFSMRYMGTPTFEELLKQFTGFISDDEYKFASYGTAESTLPQIAQELEKDFNANFFNNDTFMPMFKKQNNVLIKNRVSPFKIVLASYFQKFTIEKIKTDDPQISKEIELLKRISIRSVSGVITTNYDNLAESIFDGFQKYIGQDELFFAGIQEISEIYKIHGCCTDPKSILITQQDYDKFHEKDKYLAAKLMTIFLEYPIVFIGYSINDENIKRIIENITECLTQDQLKKLSGRLFFVKRLRDGDVQGIYTYMLNGLTMTQISTNDFSLVYEAIGNARSQYNPRIIRRLKKDVYDVVMSNSSSGLIRVVGLADIDDKQEIDSVVIGVGKDYYGKEPTAADIYRDILFEDTKLDPKRVLEDYIPKLITQSTKMPIFKYIKQMQVRGEPVVLCDKINALVNDFRQRGATALYSNTDKKKINKYGAAYMGKTINDLVDTENNNDPLPPHKAYTFVYLLQIENINLDDFYRLLCRTLEEKSSIINDSFFKKMIRLYDYLKYGV, encoded by the coding sequence GTGGCAGCATCGAACAAAGAGTTAATAGAAACTTTTCAAAAGGCGATAGAGCAGACAAAAAGACACCCCTTTTTATTTTTAGGCTCAGGCTTTTCTATGCGCTATATGGGAACACCTACATTCGAAGAGCTACTTAAACAATTTACAGGCTTTATCAGCGACGATGAGTATAAATTTGCTTCGTATGGCACAGCTGAAAGTACTCTGCCACAAATAGCACAAGAATTAGAGAAAGACTTTAATGCAAATTTCTTCAATAATGATACTTTTATGCCTATGTTTAAAAAGCAAAATAATGTGCTTATAAAAAACAGAGTATCACCATTTAAAATAGTCCTAGCGAGCTATTTTCAGAAATTTACAATAGAAAAAATAAAAACTGACGATCCGCAAATATCAAAAGAAATAGAATTATTAAAAAGAATATCTATTCGTAGTGTCAGCGGCGTAATAACTACAAATTACGATAATTTGGCTGAGAGTATATTTGACGGCTTTCAAAAGTATATCGGGCAAGATGAGCTATTTTTTGCTGGCATTCAAGAAATATCGGAAATTTACAAGATACACGGATGTTGCACCGACCCAAAAAGCATACTCATAACACAACAAGATTATGATAAATTTCATGAAAAAGACAAATACTTAGCCGCAAAACTTATGACTATTTTTTTAGAATATCCAATTGTTTTTATAGGATATTCAATAAATGACGAAAATATCAAAAGGATTATAGAAAATATAACAGAATGTCTAACTCAAGATCAATTAAAAAAATTAAGCGGTAGATTATTTTTCGTAAAAAGGTTACGTGATGGCGACGTGCAAGGCATTTATACGTACATGTTAAACGGATTAACTATGACGCAAATTTCTACAAACGATTTTTCTCTGGTTTACGAAGCTATAGGCAATGCAAGGTCTCAATATAACCCAAGAATAATTAGGCGGCTAAAAAAGGATGTCTATGACGTCGTTATGTCAAACAGCTCAAGTGGCTTGATAAGGGTTGTAGGGCTTGCTGATATTGACGACAAGCAAGAGATTGATAGTGTTGTTATTGGAGTAGGTAAAGACTACTACGGCAAAGAGCCTACAGCTGCAGATATTTACAGAGATATTTTATTTGAAGATACGAAGTTAGATCCAAAAAGGGTTTTAGAGGACTATATACCAAAACTAATTACCCAAAGCACCAAAATGCCTATCTTTAAGTATATAAAACAAATGCAAGTCAGAGGCGAGCCAGTAGTGTTGTGCGATAAAATCAATGCCCTAGTAAATGATTTTAGACAAAGAGGGGCTACAGCCCTATACAGCAACACCGACAAGAAAAAGATCAATAAATACGGTGCCGCATATATGGGGAAAACCATAAACGATTTAGTCGATACTGAAAACAATAACGACCCATTGCCTCCACACAAGGCCTATACTTTTGTGTATCTATTGCAAATAGAAAATATAAATTTAGATGACTTTTACCGGCTTTTATGCAGAACACTGGAAGAGAAAAGCTCTATAATAAACGACAGTTTTTTTAAGAAAATGATAAGGCTGTATGATTATTTAAAATATGGAGTATAG
- a CDS encoding S24 family peptidase: MKSNFNYELVKQAMKDKNITQAMLADYLTQNGIPTPIDTVKSWFRKDNDRRVSPEIIKIRLIGRCLSLDANQMINGFNSDISSVKEIPIVGEASCGIPEPNSYQDYDQKTYCSADIWNEDMYAVIASGDSMYDLIERGDEVICDPRADILSGDIVHYEFNGESAIKVYFKEEKFGVVRFVPYNRSGEFQTLSFSVNDESLQDIKMVKVIKVNKSMENNRKNRLRAMGLI; the protein is encoded by the coding sequence ATGAAAAGCAACTTTAACTATGAACTTGTCAAACAAGCCATGAAAGATAAAAATATAACACAGGCAATGCTTGCGGACTATTTAACACAAAATGGCATCCCAACGCCAATAGATACTGTAAAATCGTGGTTTAGAAAAGATAACGATAGGCGCGTATCACCAGAAATTATCAAAATAAGGCTTATAGGGCGGTGTTTGTCTTTGGATGCAAATCAAATGATAAATGGCTTTAATAGTGATATTAGTTCGGTCAAAGAGATCCCTATCGTAGGCGAAGCTAGTTGTGGCATACCGGAGCCAAATTCATACCAAGACTACGATCAAAAGACCTATTGTAGTGCCGATATTTGGAACGAGGACATGTATGCAGTCATCGCAAGCGGCGATAGCATGTATGATTTGATAGAAAGAGGCGACGAAGTGATTTGTGACCCTAGAGCCGATATACTGAGTGGGGACATCGTGCACTATGAATTTAACGGGGAAAGTGCTATCAAGGTTTATTTTAAAGAGGAAAAATTTGGGGTTGTTAGGTTCGTCCCATATAATAGAAGTGGGGAATTTCAAACTCTTAGCTTTAGCGTGAACGATGAGTCCTTGCAAGATATAAAAATGGTCAAAGTCATCAAAGTCAATAAATCTATGGAAAATAATCGCAAAAACAGGCTAAGGGCAATGGGACTAATATAA
- a CDS encoding helix-turn-helix domain-containing protein — MSIRIMSQVWNMEIDDSTAKLTLMALADFSDDEGYCYPSYEVLAKKISKSKRTAIRAVEKLAELGFLKKEKRELNDGTSRTNLYKIVSENERVTQTPPMMTNEKEAVTYMTSHSDTDDTRAVTNVSLHSDKGVTPINITTNRTVSRTIKEPSINPLPPKGVLLPDFIDPNLWQEYLAYKKERREKLSSKGIEMKFSEWAKWDAEGIDVNECLREAMRNEWQGVFPPKPTYKAKATNSTQGVSDDNPHGLKQGTLKTMAAFKELAKEMIKNGRSDLVGDFQ, encoded by the coding sequence ATGAGCATAAGAATAATGAGCCAAGTTTGGAATATGGAAATTGACGATAGCACTGCAAAACTTACGCTTATGGCACTAGCTGACTTTTCAGATGATGAGGGGTATTGCTACCCTAGCTATGAAGTCTTAGCCAAAAAAATATCAAAATCAAAAAGAACAGCCATAAGAGCAGTTGAAAAGTTGGCTGAGCTTGGATTTTTGAAAAAAGAAAAAAGAGAACTAAACGACGGAACAAGTAGGACAAATTTATACAAAATAGTAAGCGAAAATGAGAGGGTGACACAGACGCCCCCTATGATGACAAACGAAAAAGAGGCAGTGACATATATGACATCACATAGTGACACTGATGACACTAGGGCGGTGACAAATGTGTCATTGCATAGTGACAAGGGTGTCACCCCTATTAATATAACCACCAATAGAACCGTCAGTAGAACCATCAAAGAACCGTCAATTAACCCCCTACCCCCTAAGGGCGTTTTGCTACCTGACTTCATTGATCCAAATCTTTGGCAAGAATATCTAGCTTACAAAAAAGAACGACGAGAAAAATTAAGCTCTAAGGGTATCGAGATGAAATTTAGCGAGTGGGCTAAATGGGACGCCGAAGGCATAGACGTCAATGAGTGCCTTAGAGAAGCAATGCGTAACGAGTGGCAAGGGGTATTTCCGCCAAAGCCAACCTACAAAGCAAAGGCGACTAATAGCACGCAAGGCGTAAGTGATGATAACCCTCACGGACTAAAACAAGGCACGCTAAAAACAATGGCGGCTTTTAAGGAGCTGGCTAAAGAAATGATAAAAAATGGGCGAAGTGACTTAGTAGGGGATTTTCAATGA
- a CDS encoding DUF6475 domain-containing protein produces MTIQEFYGVFMPTVEYYGANLSKAVIALYFEDLMDYEANELAAALKLVRQTRKYPTMPTSAEILEALNGDDGDKAQKALDELAYAIRRYGPYRSVCFKDGAIMSVVRARGGWVKVCNLEGQDWENFKKWDFAKLYKIYAKTPQICPDYLIGESEANNGFNGVGGNEPVYFIGGTNDGKFMDVAKFKALTEQKSPIKAILSGVVKRIGA; encoded by the coding sequence ATGACGATACAAGAATTTTACGGCGTATTTATGCCAACAGTGGAGTATTACGGAGCGAATTTAAGTAAAGCCGTGATCGCACTTTATTTTGAGGACCTAATGGACTACGAGGCGAATGAATTAGCTGCGGCGCTAAAATTAGTTAGGCAAACACGAAAATATCCTACGATGCCTACGTCTGCGGAAATTTTAGAAGCACTTAACGGGGACGATGGCGACAAAGCGCAAAAAGCGTTAGACGAGCTAGCTTACGCGATAAGACGCTACGGACCTTATCGTAGTGTATGTTTTAAAGACGGCGCGATAATGTCAGTAGTGCGTGCTAGGGGCGGCTGGGTAAAGGTTTGCAACCTAGAAGGACAAGACTGGGAGAATTTTAAAAAGTGGGATTTTGCCAAGCTTTATAAGATTTATGCGAAAACCCCGCAAATTTGTCCCGATTATCTAATCGGCGAGAGCGAGGCAAATAACGGCTTCAACGGCGTAGGCGGAAACGAGCCAGTATATTTTATCGGTGGAACTAACGACGGTAAATTTATGGATGTGGCTAAATTTAAAGCCCTAACAGAGCAAAAATCACCTATTAAGGCGATATTGTCAGGCGTGGTAAAAAGGATTGGGGCGTGA
- a CDS encoding DNA cytosine methyltransferase, whose protein sequence is MKVLNLFAGLGGNRKYWDEVAREKGINIEVTAVEFDPEIAKAYTKRYPNDNVIIGDAWDYAAKNYLDFDFIWASPPCQTHSRLNTGNNLRWQHTRKLPDFRLYELISYLKTFCKKAFVVENVVPYYEPLIRPTAEIGRHYFWANFDLFFLSNDKFRIIEKVKIGDFKDLDLSEFNITNKRQAVRNEVDYEIGKKIFERYLESR, encoded by the coding sequence ATGAAAGTATTAAATCTTTTCGCAGGACTTGGTGGTAACCGCAAGTATTGGGACGAAGTAGCAAGAGAAAAAGGCATAAACATAGAGGTAACAGCCGTTGAGTTTGATCCTGAAATAGCAAAGGCTTATACAAAGCGTTATCCAAACGACAATGTGATAATTGGCGACGCTTGGGATTATGCTGCTAAAAACTACTTAGATTTTGATTTTATATGGGCGTCTCCGCCTTGCCAAACTCATAGTAGGCTAAATACTGGCAACAATTTACGTTGGCAACATACTAGAAAATTGCCTGATTTTAGACTTTATGAGCTTATATCGTATCTTAAGACGTTTTGCAAAAAAGCTTTTGTAGTTGAAAACGTAGTGCCATACTATGAGCCACTTATAAGACCAACCGCCGAGATAGGCAGACATTATTTTTGGGCTAATTTTGATCTATTTTTTTTAAGTAATGATAAATTCAGGATCATAGAGAAAGTTAAAATAGGCGACTTTAAAGACCTCGACTTGAGCGAGTTTAATATAACAAATAAACGCCAGGCTGTAAGAAATGAAGTTGATTATGAGATAGGCAAAAAGATATTTGAGCGTTATTTGGAGAGCAGATGA
- a CDS encoding DNA adenine methylase, whose product MIYNSAPLPFQGQKRNFIKQFRELIQDEFRAHRNGIFIDAFGGSGLLSHNIKQIYPNARVIYNDYDNYSERLANIEATNEILRSMAPITEKYKKNEKVSEEDREKIIKIIDEYIKRGYFIDWLTLSSRLLFGGKYCHNESELKKEKTFFITSQNTPLYQANGYLRGVEIIRKDAMELIKEFENEDVVLILDPPYLQTNKVGYKCFWGLRDFLKLIRLVREPFIFFSSENSDILPYIDDRVECGDEVFKGYGLKQAILANGQAKADYMIYKSGARGLF is encoded by the coding sequence TTGATATATAACTCTGCCCCTTTGCCATTTCAAGGACAAAAAAGAAATTTTATTAAGCAATTTAGAGAGCTTATACAAGACGAGTTTAGAGCGCATCGGAACGGAATTTTTATTGATGCCTTTGGTGGCTCTGGTCTGCTTAGCCACAATATAAAGCAAATTTATCCTAACGCAAGGGTAATTTACAATGACTACGATAATTACAGCGAAAGGCTGGCAAACATAGAGGCAACAAATGAGATTTTACGATCAATGGCACCTATCACAGAAAAATATAAAAAAAATGAAAAAGTAAGTGAAGAGGATAGAGAAAAAATTATAAAAATCATAGATGAGTATATAAAAAGAGGATATTTCATCGACTGGCTAACACTTAGCTCAAGGCTTCTTTTTGGAGGTAAATACTGCCACAATGAGTCTGAGCTTAAAAAAGAAAAGACGTTTTTTATAACCAGCCAAAATACGCCTTTATATCAAGCAAATGGATATTTGAGGGGCGTTGAGATAATACGTAAAGATGCAATGGAGCTAATAAAAGAATTTGAAAATGAAGACGTTGTATTAATTTTAGATCCGCCATATTTACAAACAAACAAAGTAGGCTATAAGTGTTTTTGGGGGCTAAGAGATTTTTTAAAATTAATTAGGCTAGTGCGCGAGCCGTTTATATTTTTCTCAAGTGAGAATAGTGACATCTTGCCATACATAGACGACCGTGTAGAGTGTGGCGATGAAGTTTTTAAAGGATACGGCCTAAAACAAGCAATTTTAGCTAATGGACAAGCGAAGGCTGATTATATGATCTACAAAAGCGGAGCAAGGGGGCTATTTTGA
- a CDS encoding DUF1064 domain-containing protein, translating to MRIGNVSANKYHNRKTKGFDSAKEWRRNQELEALQRAGEISELNRQVPFVLMPSYTIADETTRQGFRTVREIRYIADFTYRLKNGKRIIEDVKGMQTDVFKIKRKLLERKIALGVIEGEFRIY from the coding sequence ATGAGAATTGGCAACGTTTCGGCGAATAAATACCACAACCGCAAGACCAAAGGCTTTGATAGTGCTAAAGAGTGGCGTAGAAACCAAGAGCTAGAAGCCTTACAGCGAGCTGGCGAGATAAGCGAGTTAAACCGCCAAGTGCCTTTTGTATTAATGCCTAGCTACACCATAGCAGACGAAACAACGAGACAAGGCTTTAGAACCGTGCGTGAGATCAGATATATAGCAGATTTTACCTATCGTCTTAAAAACGGCAAGAGAATAATAGAGGACGTAAAAGGAATGCAAACGGACGTTTTTAAAATAAAGCGAAAACTGCTAGAGAGAAAAATAGCCCTTGGAGTGATAGAGGGCGAGTTTAGGATTTATTAG
- a CDS encoding PBSX family phage terminase large subunit, which produces MIIDLNTAPIFEPLLESKRYKGAKGGRGSGKSHFFAECIIETMLINPDARIVCIREIQRSLKFSSKALIESKINSLGVSEYFDVTLTEIRAKKGNGLIIFQGMQDHTADSIKSLEGFDIAWVEEAQNLSKRSLELLRPTIRKENSELWFSWNPENETDAVDSFFKQMQENGATDFILVTANFSDNPFLPTELFNEQEYDRRYNPSTYEHIWLGGYNTKSDALIFKGKFRVENFSTDGLGNPYHGLDFGFANDPTAAIRCYIHDRKLYISHEAGAVGLELDYTAEFLKDRIEDIHRYVIRADNARPESISYLKRHGLSMITPTIKGKGSIEDGIEFIRSFEAIIIHERCVETAREFRLYSYKTDPHSGDILPQILDENNHYIDALRYALEPLIKSKTTIWGHITSRS; this is translated from the coding sequence ATGATAATAGACTTAAACACCGCCCCTATATTCGAGCCACTACTGGAAAGCAAAAGATATAAAGGGGCTAAGGGCGGACGTGGTAGCGGAAAAAGCCATTTTTTTGCCGAGTGCATAATCGAAACAATGCTAATCAACCCAGACGCTCGCATAGTTTGCATAAGAGAAATTCAACGATCGTTAAAATTTTCATCAAAAGCCCTAATAGAAAGCAAGATAAATAGCTTAGGGGTAAGTGAATATTTTGACGTGACACTAACCGAGATTAGGGCTAAAAAGGGCAATGGGTTAATAATTTTTCAAGGCATGCAAGATCATACAGCCGATAGTATAAAATCACTAGAGGGCTTTGATATTGCATGGGTGGAGGAAGCACAAAACTTAAGCAAGCGAAGTCTAGAGCTTTTACGTCCGACTATACGCAAGGAAAACTCCGAGCTTTGGTTTAGTTGGAACCCTGAAAACGAAACGGACGCAGTGGATAGCTTTTTTAAACAAATGCAAGAGAATGGCGCGACTGATTTTATTCTAGTTACGGCCAATTTTAGTGATAATCCATTTTTGCCAACCGAACTATTTAACGAGCAAGAATATGACCGCAGGTATAATCCCAGCACCTACGAGCATATTTGGCTAGGGGGCTACAACACAAAGAGCGACGCACTTATTTTCAAGGGCAAATTTAGAGTAGAAAATTTTAGCACCGATGGGCTAGGAAATCCTTATCACGGCTTAGACTTCGGCTTTGCTAACGATCCGACAGCTGCGATAAGGTGTTATATACACGATCGCAAACTTTACATAAGCCACGAAGCTGGAGCGGTAGGATTAGAACTTGATTATACAGCGGAGTTTTTAAAGGATCGGATCGAGGATATACATAGATATGTAATAAGAGCCGATAACGCACGCCCTGAAAGTATAAGCTACTTAAAAAGGCACGGACTAAGTATGATAACGCCAACAATAAAAGGCAAAGGCAGTATAGAGGACGGAATAGAGTTTATACGCAGTTTTGAGGCAATTATAATACACGAGCGTTGCGTAGAAACGGCACGAGAATTTAGGCTATACAGCTACAAAACGGATCCACATAGCGGGGATATACTACCGCAAATATTAGATGAAAACAACCACTACATAGACGCATTACGTTACGCCTTAGAGCCACTAATAAAAAGCAAAACAACAATTTGGGGGCACATTACAAGCCGAAGCTAA
- a CDS encoding anti-CBASS protein Acb1 family protein, whose product MGQKITDSLENLVTKMGQMTANRDYTPLLVTNTQLLNAYNNGWIAKRYIKKTIGDMLKMGREIDWGNIDEERKKEFFNACGKLEIDGIIKDLLFNVLLYGEAAILAVTDASEEAYQLPLSPDETIKQFIVFGKGEFKARNAEHKFNRPSLYDVKGVKTHVSRLCVVQGGIKSYGVKQRESISDIATALDVIKMFDTITLSVSDLIEECKIDIYRMHGYNEQIAMGNEGEILKRLRLINEAKSYTNAIAMDMEDDYLTKENNLAGIAELWSKSCIVVAGALNRPISILFGEGAGGFSSGEEDNRAYYETINELQNTLLRPVYDFIDPFLLGENLEYDFYSIDSLNDKEKAEILNVKSTALGNLLDKGVITEAIILKELKDEGLIKNISVEDINEAELLAQKLDEPADETDLI is encoded by the coding sequence ATGGGGCAAAAAATAACCGACAGCTTAGAAAACCTAGTAACGAAAATGGGGCAAATGACGGCGAATAGAGATTATACGCCATTATTAGTCACAAACACACAGCTTTTAAACGCTTATAACAATGGCTGGATAGCCAAACGCTACATTAAAAAGACCATAGGCGATATGTTAAAAATGGGGCGTGAAATCGACTGGGGGAATATAGACGAGGAACGCAAAAAAGAGTTTTTTAACGCTTGTGGGAAACTAGAAATCGACGGCATTATTAAAGACCTGCTTTTTAACGTTTTGCTTTACGGCGAGGCGGCAATATTAGCCGTAACGGATGCAAGCGAGGAAGCCTATCAATTACCATTAAGCCCCGATGAAACAATTAAACAATTTATCGTTTTTGGTAAAGGCGAATTTAAAGCAAGAAATGCAGAACACAAATTTAACCGACCTAGCCTTTATGATGTAAAGGGAGTTAAGACACACGTTAGCCGTCTTTGTGTAGTGCAAGGGGGAATAAAAAGCTACGGCGTAAAACAGCGTGAAAGCATAAGTGATATAGCCACTGCCCTAGACGTGATAAAAATGTTTGACACTATCACGCTAAGTGTTAGCGACTTGATCGAGGAGTGCAAAATAGATATTTATAGAATGCACGGATATAACGAGCAAATAGCAATGGGCAATGAGGGCGAGATACTAAAACGGCTAAGACTAATAAATGAAGCCAAAAGCTACACTAACGCAATAGCTATGGATATGGAGGACGACTACCTAACCAAAGAAAACAATTTAGCTGGAATAGCCGAGCTTTGGAGTAAGAGTTGTATAGTAGTAGCAGGCGCGCTAAATCGCCCTATTAGCATACTATTTGGCGAGGGTGCTGGTGGCTTTAGTAGTGGCGAGGAGGACAACCGAGCATATTATGAAACTATCAACGAATTACAAAACACCCTATTGCGCCCCGTTTATGATTTTATTGACCCTTTCCTTTTAGGCGAAAATTTAGAATACGATTTTTACAGTATCGACAGCTTAAACGATAAAGAAAAAGCCGAAATTTTAAACGTTAAAAGCACGGCATTAGGCAATTTATTAGATAAGGGCGTAATAACCGAAGCGATCATTTTAAAAGAGCTAAAAGACGAGGGGTTGATTAAAAACATAAGTGTAGAGGATATAAACGAAGCCGAGCTATTAGCCCAAAAGTTAGACGAGCCAGCCGATGAAACCGACCTTATCTGA